From Daucus carota subsp. sativus chromosome 6, DH1 v3.0, whole genome shotgun sequence, the proteins below share one genomic window:
- the LOC108192887 gene encoding uncharacterized protein LOC108192887 — translation MAEQRPMFRFRLPWMIASAPPTAGATPSPPHNEAPSTTEPNVKPMEPAQRPFRLQSVAPAQPSPQAPPKISAAPETKTQSQYSYQPTWPSKMHTQIDSQLPSPALSSPQYSATSQLPSPSFTTPLFSSASQLPSPQSSTATSQEQDNSQLPSPKSAPRPSSPISSPQHSPPMSSPQPSSPISSPEPSSTQVREPSQTSLTSTNVQPTASSETRLPNVHISKPQLPEDLSNKEITPSVTSKSSMEATAQQTSNAAKPPESSGPLAANAGPPGIVKEMPPHKIRSDETLMAHEEPKQKTMNEATTSKHGNLVGKQTKSMKPTNNKGASMQLSSGDRASFQEEIRSDISKLVDKMATANPENFKDEKGSLVTLVGKNKGASMKLGFDLVRRGKELKIDDGNSKEDQMTEAVINNNVQDINNSILMNSFIAERSPGVHLALHYDATELITSYDKEGSPEARKGTSTLPLPKSPMSLPPEGDP, via the coding sequence ATGGCGGAACAAAGGCCAATGTTCCGATTTCGCCTCCCTTGGATGATTGCTTCAGCCCCTCCTACTGCAGGCGCAACTCCTAGCCCTCCCCACAATGAAGCCCCTTCAACCACAGAGCCAAATGTCAAGCCCATGGAGCCTGCCCAAAGACCTTTCAGGCTTCAAAGTGTAGCCCCGGCACAACCATCTCCTCAGGCGCCACCAAAGATATCTGCAGCACCAGAAACCAAGACTCAATCCCAATATTCTTATCAGCCAACATGGCCCTCTAAAATGCATACACAAATTGATTCTCAGCTCCCTTCACCGGCCTTGTCATCGCCTCAGTATAGCGCCACTTCTCAGCTCCCATCACCATCATTCACTACACCTCTCTTCAGTTCTGCTTCTCAACTCCCATCACCTCAGAGCAGTACTGCCACTTCTCAAGAACAAGATAATTCCCAGCTCCCATCACCTAAATCCGCCCCTCGGCCCTCATCACCTATATCTTCCCCTCAGCACTCACCACCGATGTCCTCCCCTCAGCCCTCATCACCTATCTCCTCCCCTGAGCCGTCGTCTACTCAAGTGAGAGAACCCTCTCAAACCTCATTAACATCCACAAATGTACAACCAACAGCAAGTTCAGAAACTCGTCTCCCAAATGTACATATCTCGAAGCCACAATTACCAGAGGATCTGTCCAACAAAGAAATTACACCAAGTGTAACATCAAAATCCTCGATGGAAGCAACCGCTCAACAGACTAGCAATGCTGCAAAGCCTCCGGAATCATCAGGTCCTTTAGCAGCTAATGCAGGACCTCCCGGAATAGTTAAAGAGATGCCTCCGCATAAAATCAGATCAGACGAAACTTTAATGGCACATGAAGAACCTAAGCAGAAGACAATGAATGAGGCAACAACTTCAAAACATGGCAACCTGGTTGGAAAACAAACTAAAAGCATGAAACCAACAAACAACAAAGGAGCATCCATGCAATTGTCAAGTGGAGATCGAGCTTCCTTCCAAGAAGAGATCAGAAGTGACATTTCTAAGCTAGTTGATAAGATGGCTACAGCTAATCCAGAGAATTTTAAAGATGAAAAGGGAAGCCTTGTAACCTTGGTTGGTAAAAACAAAGGAGCATCCATGAAACTAGGTTTTGATTTGGTAAGAAGAGGAAAGGAGCTCAAAATAGACGATGGAAACAGCAAAGAAGACCAAATGACAGAAGCAGTTATTAATAACAATGTCCAAGATATCAATAACTCGATTCTGATGAACAGTTTCATCGCTGAAAGGAGTCCTGGTGTTCACCTAGCTCTCCATTACGATGCAACAGAGCTCATCACGTCTTATGATAAAGAAGGGTCCCCCGAGGCACGTAAGGGAACGTCAACTCTACCACTTCCCAAAAGCCCTATGAGCCTACCACCAGAGGGAGATCCCTGA